Proteins encoded in a region of the Methylobacterium radiotolerans JCM 2831 genome:
- a CDS encoding ABC transporter ATP-binding protein, with product MTKPLLDVRDLAVAFDTDGGAVHAVNGVSYTLHEGETLGIVGESGSGKSVHVLAMLGLIPRPPGRITGGQVLFEGRDLLALKERELRKIRGGAIGFVFQDPMSSLNPGMTVAAQIVEPLRIHLGLDARAARARAKDLLDLVRIPNAAARLDQYPHEFSGGQRQRVMIAIGLSCRPKLLIADEATTALDVTVQAEIVALVQELKRELGMAIIWITHDLGVVAGISDTVQVMYAGRILERGPVDDIFSDPRNAYTLGLLRSLPDLSSGRAGRRRLHQIEGAPPDMRHPPPGDPFAPRNAYATPRCRAEMPPLAQAPGAAPGHLVAAWYDLPKLLSREAAR from the coding sequence ATGACCAAGCCCCTCCTCGACGTCCGCGACCTCGCGGTCGCCTTCGACACCGACGGCGGCGCGGTCCACGCGGTCAACGGCGTGTCCTACACCCTGCACGAGGGGGAGACGCTGGGGATCGTCGGCGAGTCGGGCTCCGGCAAGAGCGTGCACGTGCTCGCCATGTTGGGCCTGATCCCGCGCCCGCCCGGCCGCATCACCGGCGGGCAGGTGCTGTTCGAGGGCCGCGACCTCCTCGCCCTGAAGGAGCGGGAACTCCGAAAGATCCGCGGCGGCGCGATCGGCTTCGTCTTCCAGGACCCGATGAGCTCGCTCAACCCCGGCATGACCGTGGCGGCGCAGATCGTCGAGCCCCTGCGCATCCATCTGGGCCTCGACGCCCGCGCGGCCCGCGCCCGGGCGAAGGACCTGCTCGATCTCGTGCGCATCCCGAACGCGGCCGCCCGCCTCGACCAGTACCCGCACGAGTTCTCCGGCGGCCAGCGCCAGCGGGTCATGATCGCCATCGGTCTCAGCTGCCGCCCGAAGCTGCTCATCGCCGACGAGGCGACCACCGCCCTCGACGTCACCGTCCAGGCCGAGATCGTCGCCCTGGTGCAGGAGCTGAAGCGCGAGCTCGGCATGGCGATCATCTGGATCACCCACGATCTCGGCGTGGTGGCCGGCATCAGCGACACCGTGCAGGTGATGTATGCCGGCCGGATCCTGGAACGCGGCCCGGTCGACGACATCTTCTCGGATCCGCGCAACGCCTACACGCTGGGGCTGCTGCGCTCCCTGCCGGACCTGTCCAGCGGCCGGGCCGGGCGGCGGCGCCTGCACCAGATCGAGGGCGCGCCGCCGGACATGCGCCACCCGCCGCCGGGCGATCCCTTCGCGCCGCGCAACGCCTACGCCACACCCCGCTGCCGGGCCGAGATGCCGCCCCTGGCGCAGGCGCCCGGTGCCGCTCCGGGCCACCTCGTCGCCGCCTGGTACGACCTGCCGAAGCTCCTGAGCCGGGAGGCCGCACGATGA
- a CDS encoding ABC transporter permease yields MSTGSEIARAEAVGLESAPSGTPAPAILQEPGTLAAFWRRLRARKSAVAGLVIVGLLVLMAVFAPWIAPYDPTATDWGNVRGAPSLAHPFGGDEVGRDVLSRIIFGARASLGAGLVSVALAVSLGLPLGLLAGYAGGWIDGAISRLTDALLAIPFLILAIALAAFLGPSLVNAMIAIGLSATSTFIRLTRAQVRAVAAEEFVEAARAMGNPPWRIARVHILPNIVPAILVQATLTIAAAIIAEASLSFLGLGQQPPEPSWGAMLNTAKNFMDEAPWMAIWPGLSIFLAVLAFNLFGDGLRDALDPRQRT; encoded by the coding sequence ATGAGCACCGGCAGCGAGATCGCCCGCGCCGAGGCGGTCGGCCTGGAGTCCGCCCCGTCCGGTACCCCCGCCCCCGCCATCCTTCAGGAACCCGGCACCCTCGCGGCCTTCTGGCGGCGCCTGCGCGCGCGCAAGAGCGCCGTCGCAGGTCTCGTCATCGTCGGCCTGCTGGTGCTGATGGCTGTGTTCGCGCCCTGGATCGCCCCCTACGACCCGACCGCCACCGACTGGGGCAACGTCCGCGGCGCGCCGAGCCTCGCGCACCCGTTCGGCGGCGACGAGGTCGGGCGCGACGTGCTCTCGCGGATCATCTTCGGCGCCCGGGCCTCGCTCGGTGCCGGCCTCGTCTCGGTGGCGCTGGCCGTCTCCCTCGGCCTGCCCCTCGGCCTGCTCGCCGGCTACGCGGGCGGCTGGATCGACGGCGCGATCTCCCGGCTCACCGACGCGCTCCTGGCGATCCCGTTCCTGATCCTGGCGATCGCGCTGGCCGCCTTCCTGGGCCCGAGCCTCGTCAACGCGATGATCGCCATCGGCCTGTCGGCGACCTCGACCTTCATCCGGCTAACCCGGGCGCAGGTGCGCGCCGTGGCGGCGGAGGAGTTCGTGGAGGCGGCCCGCGCCATGGGCAACCCGCCCTGGCGGATCGCCCGGGTCCACATCCTGCCCAACATCGTCCCGGCGATCCTCGTCCAGGCGACCCTCACCATCGCGGCCGCGATCATCGCGGAGGCGAGCCTGTCCTTCCTCGGTCTCGGCCAGCAGCCGCCGGAACCGTCCTGGGGCGCGATGCTCAACACCGCCAAGAACTTCATGGACGAGGCGCCCTGGATGGCGATCTGGCCGGGCCTGTCGATCTTCCTGGCGGTGCTCGCCTTCAACCTGTTCGGCGACGGATTGCGGGACGCCCTCGACCCGAGGCAGCGCACATGA
- a CDS encoding ABC transporter permease, whose product MLRFLARRLALAVPTLILASMIIFALQQLLPGDVATALTGEERDPQVIAFIREKYHLDEPLPVRYAYWAGGVLRGDLGESIRLQKPVSELIVEKLPVTLELACLAMLVALAIGVPMGVLSAVRRGQAADTIANGVALWGLSVPNFWLGILLILLFSVELGWLPASGYVSPFESLSDNLAAMVMPAFVLGNAIAAVMMRHTRAAMLGVLGSDYVRTARAKGVSPLRVTLRHALPNAAIPIITLGALEFGQLLSGAVLTEQVFSVPGFGKLMVDAVFNRDFATVQGVVICTAATYIALNLAADLLSAAVNPKLRRA is encoded by the coding sequence ATGCTGCGGTTCCTGGCGCGTCGCCTCGCCCTGGCGGTCCCGACCCTGATCCTCGCCTCGATGATCATCTTCGCCCTGCAGCAATTGCTGCCGGGCGACGTCGCCACCGCGCTCACCGGCGAGGAGCGCGACCCGCAGGTGATCGCCTTCATCCGCGAGAAGTACCACCTCGATGAGCCCCTGCCGGTGCGCTACGCGTACTGGGCCGGCGGCGTGCTGCGGGGCGATCTCGGCGAGTCGATCCGGCTGCAGAAGCCGGTCTCGGAGCTGATCGTCGAGAAGCTGCCGGTGACGCTGGAACTCGCCTGCCTCGCCATGCTGGTGGCGCTCGCCATCGGCGTGCCCATGGGCGTGCTCTCGGCGGTCAGGCGCGGTCAGGCCGCCGACACGATCGCCAACGGCGTGGCCCTCTGGGGGCTGTCGGTGCCCAATTTCTGGCTCGGGATCCTGCTGATCCTGCTGTTCTCGGTCGAGCTCGGCTGGCTGCCGGCCTCCGGCTACGTCTCGCCCTTCGAGAGCCTGTCGGACAACCTCGCCGCCATGGTGATGCCGGCCTTCGTGCTCGGCAACGCCATCGCGGCGGTGATGATGCGCCACACCCGCGCGGCGATGCTGGGCGTGCTGGGCTCCGACTACGTCCGCACGGCCCGCGCCAAGGGCGTCTCGCCCCTGCGCGTTACCCTCCGGCACGCGCTGCCCAACGCCGCGATCCCGATCATCACCCTCGGCGCGCTGGAGTTCGGTCAGCTCCTGTCCGGGGCGGTGCTCACCGAGCAAGTGTTCTCCGTGCCGGGCTTCGGCAAGCTGATGGTCGATGCCGTCTTCAACCGGGACTTCGCTACCGTGCAGGGCGTCGTGATCTGCACGGCGGCCACCTACATCGCCCTGAACCTCGCCGCCGACCTGCTCTCGGCCGCCGTCAATCCGAAGCTGAGGCGGGCATGA
- a CDS encoding ABC transporter substrate-binding protein, which produces MLRLAACLLAGFVLAGPAAAQTLRYGMMEDPDALDPTLARTFASRMVFAALCDKLVDIGPDLKPVPQLATSWELSPDEKALTMHLRPGVLFHDGEKLDAAAAKFSIERHMKMPGSQRRSEIAPIDSVDVVDDLTFRINLKQPFAPLLAQFTDRAGMMVSPKAAERLGDKFATAPVCAGPYKFVERVPQDRIVVERFPDYWNKDAIHIQRIEFRPIPDATVRLTNLRAGQLDLLERLAPTDVAQVKRDAKLKLDSTTELGFQEILFNPNKAGSPVSDPKVRAAFEAAIDRNAINQVVYNGEFLAGNQWVNPKNPNYVSEYPIPKRDVAKAKALLAEAGKPNPQITLTVYANSESPQVGQVIQAMTKEAGFDVKIQAVDFTTALDAADKGNYEAQLYSWSGRSDPDGNTFSFLACKAALNYPKYCSPEADAALQAERGTVDPAKRKAAWKALADQVLKDRPGIYILHRKLLWAYSQKITGFVPYPDGLVRFTGLKLN; this is translated from the coding sequence ATGTTGCGTCTCGCCGCCTGTCTCCTCGCCGGGTTCGTCCTCGCCGGCCCCGCCGCCGCGCAGACCCTGCGCTACGGCATGATGGAGGATCCGGACGCCCTCGACCCGACGCTCGCCCGGACCTTCGCGAGCCGGATGGTGTTCGCGGCGCTCTGCGACAAGCTCGTGGATATCGGGCCCGATCTGAAGCCGGTGCCGCAGCTCGCCACCTCCTGGGAGCTGTCGCCGGACGAGAAGGCGCTGACCATGCACCTGCGCCCGGGTGTCCTGTTCCACGACGGCGAGAAGCTCGACGCCGCGGCGGCCAAGTTCTCGATCGAGCGGCACATGAAGATGCCGGGCTCGCAGCGCCGCTCGGAGATCGCGCCGATCGACTCGGTGGACGTCGTCGACGACCTGACCTTCCGGATCAACCTGAAGCAGCCCTTCGCGCCGCTGCTGGCGCAGTTCACCGACCGGGCCGGCATGATGGTCTCACCCAAGGCCGCCGAGCGGCTCGGCGACAAGTTCGCCACCGCGCCGGTCTGCGCCGGTCCGTACAAGTTCGTGGAGCGGGTGCCGCAGGACCGGATCGTGGTCGAGCGCTTCCCCGACTACTGGAACAAGGACGCGATCCACATCCAGCGGATCGAGTTCCGCCCGATCCCCGACGCCACCGTGCGGCTCACGAACCTGCGCGCCGGGCAGCTCGACCTGCTGGAGCGGCTCGCCCCGACGGACGTGGCGCAGGTGAAGCGCGACGCCAAGCTGAAGCTCGATTCGACCACCGAGCTCGGCTTCCAGGAGATCCTGTTCAACCCCAACAAGGCCGGCTCGCCGGTTTCCGACCCGAAGGTGCGCGCCGCCTTCGAGGCCGCCATCGACCGCAACGCCATCAATCAGGTGGTCTATAACGGCGAGTTCCTGGCCGGGAACCAGTGGGTCAACCCGAAGAACCCGAACTACGTCAGCGAGTACCCGATCCCCAAGCGAGACGTCGCCAAGGCGAAGGCCCTGCTCGCCGAAGCCGGCAAGCCGAACCCGCAGATCACCCTGACCGTCTACGCCAACAGCGAGTCGCCGCAGGTGGGCCAGGTGATCCAGGCCATGACCAAGGAGGCGGGCTTCGACGTGAAGATCCAGGCCGTGGACTTCACCACCGCGCTCGATGCCGCCGACAAGGGCAATTACGAGGCGCAGCTCTATTCCTGGAGCGGCCGCTCGGACCCGGACGGCAACACGTTCAGCTTCCTGGCCTGCAAGGCGGCGCTGAACTATCCCAAGTACTGCAGCCCCGAGGCCGACGCGGCGCTCCAGGCCGAGCGCGGCACCGTCGATCCGGCCAAGCGCAAGGCCGCCTGGAAGGCGCTCGCCGACCAAGTCCTGAAGGACCGGCCGGGCATCTACATCCTGCACCGCAAGCTGCTCTGGGCCTACAGCCAGAAGATCACGGGCTTCGTGCCCTACCCGGACGGGCTGGTGCGCTTCACCGGGCTGAAGCTGAACTGA
- a CDS encoding PilZ domain-containing protein, producing MLPALCWNQRRRDFYAVTADVSTEGIRFRSSSLLAPGEDLTCSIRHIGTLEARIARVAGQEFIVCVRGGRAILTDLARQFVTLARAQDLQPEPVRAHRRIVPRQKIVQVTTATGEAFQGHVLNVSASGVALLVDHELEIGAMIRVGRKTATVMRHFTHGVGAAFSEPFAPSAVHEAMSL from the coding sequence ATGTTGCCTGCTCTGTGCTGGAACCAGCGGCGTCGCGATTTCTACGCCGTGACCGCCGACGTCTCGACCGAGGGCATCCGGTTCCGATCCTCCTCGCTCCTGGCGCCGGGTGAGGATCTCACCTGCAGCATCCGCCATATCGGGACACTCGAGGCCCGCATCGCCCGCGTGGCCGGCCAGGAATTCATCGTCTGTGTCCGGGGCGGGCGCGCGATCCTCACCGATCTCGCCCGGCAGTTCGTGACGCTGGCGCGCGCCCAGGATCTGCAGCCCGAGCCGGTCCGGGCTCACCGGCGAATCGTACCGAGGCAGAAGATCGTCCAGGTCACGACCGCGACGGGCGAGGCCTTCCAGGGCCACGTCCTCAATGTCTCGGCCTCCGGCGTCGCCCTGCTCGTCGACCACGAGCTGGAGATCGGAGCGATGATCCGCGTCGGGCGAAAGACCGCCACGGTGATGCGCCACTTCACCCACGGCGTCGGGGCCGCCTTCTCGGAGCCGTTCGCCCCATCCGCGGTCCACGAGGCGATGTCGCTCTGA
- a CDS encoding HupE/UreJ family protein, which yields MKRLLSSRPAASLALLPAALILLPQAALAHPGHGAATGAEAGFLHPLLGADHVFAMVAVGLLASLRGGRALWALPLSFLALMSVGAGLGLAGVVLPHVEIAIALSIVVFGLAAVVGLRAPVALLAALVGVFAVFHGYAHGAEMPETASGLSFGLGFLAATALLHAAGIGVGVAASRIGATRAAPALGAGLAAAGLALLALPA from the coding sequence ATGAAGCGCCTGCTCTCCTCCCGACCCGCCGCATCCCTGGCGCTCCTGCCGGCGGCACTCATCCTGCTGCCCCAGGCGGCGCTCGCCCACCCGGGCCACGGCGCCGCGACGGGCGCAGAGGCGGGCTTCCTCCATCCGCTTCTGGGCGCCGACCACGTGTTCGCGATGGTCGCGGTCGGCCTCCTCGCCAGCCTGCGCGGCGGGCGGGCGCTCTGGGCGCTGCCCCTGTCGTTCCTGGCGCTGATGAGCGTGGGGGCGGGCCTGGGCCTGGCCGGCGTGGTGCTGCCGCATGTCGAGATCGCGATCGCGCTGTCCATCGTCGTGTTCGGTCTCGCCGCCGTCGTCGGCCTCCGCGCGCCGGTCGCCCTGCTGGCCGCCCTGGTCGGCGTCTTCGCGGTGTTCCACGGCTACGCCCACGGGGCCGAGATGCCGGAGACCGCCTCCGGCCTCTCCTTCGGCCTCGGTTTCCTCGCGGCCACCGCGCTCCTGCACGCCGCGGGGATCGGCGTCGGCGTCGCGGCGTCGCGGATCGGAGCGACGCGGGCCGCCCCGGCCCTCGGCGCCGGCCTCGCCGCGGCCGGCCTCGCGCTGCTGGCGCTCCCCGCCTGA
- a CDS encoding winged helix-turn-helix domain-containing protein, translating into MRLLEMIAEHGSIAGAGRALGMSYRRAWLLVEAMNTGFGRPVVEAQTGGRAGGGARLSALGADVVRRYRAVEAAAEAAAAPFLSRLGEAGDA; encoded by the coding sequence GTGCGGCTTCTCGAGATGATCGCCGAGCACGGCTCCATCGCGGGCGCGGGCCGCGCGCTCGGCATGTCGTACCGCCGGGCGTGGCTGCTGGTGGAGGCGATGAACACCGGCTTCGGCCGGCCCGTGGTCGAGGCGCAGACCGGCGGCCGGGCCGGCGGGGGCGCGCGCCTCTCCGCCCTGGGCGCCGACGTGGTGCGCCGGTACCGCGCTGTGGAGGCGGCCGCGGAGGCGGCGGCCGCGCCGTTCCTGAGTCGCCTGGGAGAGGCCGGGGACGCGTAA
- a CDS encoding porin: protein MKLLKSSLLGSAAAFAAVGAAHAADLPVKKAVPIEYVRVCGAYGAGFFYIPGTDTCLRLSGRARFEGGYMTSYSRQNGNGGDTSGYQGRMRINLDARTQTAYGTLRAFVRLDAGARTGYSGVGTSGTQQRIGQAFPGLGIDSFGRDQQFVNVDKAFIQFAGMTAGRASSFFDFYAHDFEFAGATAGSDLASTNLLAYTATLGNGLSATISAEDPVFRRSPIFSASNNPSGATVNANIANFAQSNSPAEVFIGYTNGQPTRYSFVDVIQRSRMPDFVGALRLDQAWGSAQLSAAVHELNVGNVANGAGTGSGSNISIPHTSNSYGWAVQGGLKINTPFIAPGDALYLQGAYGSGAQLYTGYSQFSGSYSQNAATIQGQKFNQFFNDATVNPFTGQLEQSTSFSATASYLHYWTPEWRSAFFGSYGEMNFSQSARAAQGIAYAVANPFGLINFGANAVGTPGTRFYNLSEALRDTYQFVAGGSIIWSPVKDLDIGVEGFYTQIGVKNGRVIDKDKSPTAYANVAGINNGTFVPRTTTADSVSTFRFRVQRDF, encoded by the coding sequence ATGAAGCTCTTGAAGAGCTCATTGCTCGGGTCTGCTGCTGCGTTCGCGGCGGTGGGTGCTGCTCATGCCGCCGACCTGCCGGTCAAGAAGGCGGTCCCGATCGAGTACGTCCGCGTCTGCGGCGCCTACGGCGCCGGCTTCTTCTACATTCCCGGCACCGACACCTGCCTGCGTCTCTCCGGCCGCGCCCGGTTCGAGGGCGGCTACATGACCAGCTACTCGCGGCAGAACGGCAACGGCGGTGACACGTCGGGCTACCAGGGCCGGATGCGCATCAACCTCGATGCCCGCACCCAGACCGCCTACGGCACGCTGCGCGCCTTCGTCCGCCTCGATGCCGGCGCCCGCACCGGCTACTCCGGCGTCGGCACCTCCGGCACCCAGCAGCGTATCGGCCAGGCCTTCCCGGGCCTGGGCATCGACAGCTTCGGCCGTGACCAGCAGTTCGTGAACGTCGACAAGGCGTTCATCCAGTTCGCCGGCATGACCGCCGGTCGCGCCTCGTCGTTCTTCGACTTCTACGCCCACGACTTCGAGTTCGCCGGCGCCACCGCCGGTTCGGACCTGGCGTCCACCAACCTGCTCGCCTACACGGCCACGCTCGGCAACGGCCTGTCCGCCACGATCTCGGCCGAAGATCCGGTCTTCCGCCGCAGCCCGATCTTCTCGGCCTCGAACAACCCGTCTGGCGCCACGGTCAACGCCAACATTGCCAACTTCGCGCAGTCGAACTCGCCGGCCGAAGTGTTCATCGGTTACACCAACGGCCAGCCCACCCGCTACAGCTTCGTCGACGTGATCCAGCGCTCGCGCATGCCCGACTTCGTCGGCGCACTGCGTCTCGACCAGGCCTGGGGCTCGGCTCAGCTGTCGGCGGCTGTTCACGAGCTGAACGTCGGCAACGTCGCCAACGGCGCCGGTACCGGGTCCGGCTCGAACATCAGCATCCCGCACACCAGCAACTCGTACGGCTGGGCGGTGCAGGGCGGCTTGAAGATCAACACGCCGTTCATCGCTCCAGGCGACGCCCTCTACCTGCAGGGCGCCTACGGCTCCGGCGCTCAGCTCTACACCGGCTACTCTCAGTTCAGCGGCTCCTACTCGCAGAACGCGGCCACGATCCAGGGCCAGAAGTTCAACCAGTTCTTCAACGACGCGACGGTCAACCCGTTCACGGGTCAGCTGGAGCAGTCCACGAGCTTCTCCGCCACGGCCTCGTACCTCCACTACTGGACGCCGGAGTGGCGCTCGGCCTTCTTCGGGTCGTACGGTGAGATGAACTTCTCGCAGTCGGCTCGTGCGGCTCAGGGCATCGCCTACGCCGTTGCCAACCCGTTCGGCCTGATCAACTTCGGCGCCAACGCCGTCGGGACGCCTGGTACGCGCTTCTACAACCTCAGCGAGGCGCTGCGCGACACCTACCAGTTCGTGGCGGGCGGCAGCATCATCTGGTCGCCGGTGAAGGACCTCGATATCGGCGTCGAGGGCTTCTACACCCAGATCGGTGTCAAGAACGGACGCGTGATCGACAAGGACAAGAGCCCGACGGCCTACGCGAACGTCGCCGGCATCAACAACGGCACCTTCGTGCCGCGGACCACGACGGCGGACAGCGTCTCCACCTTCCGCTTCCGCGTCCAGCGCGACTTCTAA
- a CDS encoding porin has product MPLLRSSLLGSAAAFAAVGAAHAADLPIRKGVPVEYVRVCGAYGAGFFYIPGTDTCLRISGRARFEGGYMTASTRQAGTNAGDSAGYQGRLRINLDARTQTAYGTLRAFVRLDAGSRTGYARSGTQARIGQAYDATGVDEAGHAQQFMNVDKAFIQFAGLTAGRASSFFDFYAHDFEIYGATSGSDVSSTNLLAYTVTAGYGLSATLSVEDPVFRRSPIYAPAGTASPASPVFVGYFGGAPIGVSSIDSVQRERLPDVVGVLRVDQGWGSAQLSAAVHELNVGNIAATPAPGANVSVAHTKSVEGWAVQGGLKINAPFVALGDALYLQGAYADGAQMYTGYCAFTGCYTQLNNGFHGQKIYQSFSDATVNPFTGQLQTSQSFSAVASFLHYWTPEWRSAVFGSYGEQDFSRNARLAQGALYNVLNFNGAANFGSNAVGAPGTRFYQLSQALRDTYQFVAGGSIIWSPVRDLDIGVEAFYTQIGVKHGRAIDSDKSPTAYANVAGINNGTFVPRTVTQDSVSQVRFRVQRDF; this is encoded by the coding sequence ATGCCGTTACTGAGATCATCGCTGTTGGGGTCTGCTGCCGCGTTCGCGGCCGTGGGCGCTGCACACGCCGCCGACTTGCCGATCAGGAAGGGTGTTCCGGTCGAGTACGTCCGCGTCTGCGGCGCGTACGGCGCAGGCTTCTTCTACATTCCCGGCACCGATACCTGCCTTCGCATCTCCGGCCGTGCCCGGTTCGAGGGCGGATACATGACGGCGTCGACGCGGCAGGCCGGAACGAACGCCGGTGACAGTGCGGGCTATCAGGGCCGTCTGCGCATCAACCTCGATGCCCGCACGCAGACCGCCTACGGCACGCTGCGCGCCTTCGTTCGCCTCGATGCCGGGTCCCGCACCGGGTACGCGCGCTCGGGGACCCAGGCCCGCATCGGGCAGGCCTACGACGCCACGGGCGTCGACGAGGCCGGGCACGCGCAGCAATTCATGAACGTGGACAAGGCGTTCATCCAGTTCGCCGGCCTCACGGCCGGTCGCGCGTCGTCGTTCTTCGACTTCTACGCCCACGACTTCGAGATCTACGGCGCGACCTCCGGCTCGGATGTCTCCTCCACCAACCTTCTCGCCTACACGGTGACGGCCGGCTACGGCCTGTCGGCGACGCTGTCGGTCGAGGACCCGGTCTTCCGGCGCAGCCCGATCTACGCGCCGGCCGGCACCGCGTCGCCGGCGAGCCCGGTCTTCGTCGGCTACTTCGGAGGTGCCCCGATCGGGGTCAGCAGCATCGACAGCGTCCAGCGCGAGCGGTTGCCCGACGTCGTCGGCGTCCTGCGCGTCGATCAAGGTTGGGGCTCGGCGCAGCTCTCCGCCGCGGTGCACGAGCTGAACGTGGGCAACATCGCGGCGACGCCCGCGCCGGGCGCCAATGTCAGCGTCGCGCACACCAAGAGCGTCGAGGGCTGGGCCGTGCAGGGCGGCCTGAAGATCAACGCACCCTTCGTCGCGCTGGGGGATGCCCTCTATCTCCAGGGCGCCTACGCCGACGGGGCGCAGATGTACACGGGGTACTGCGCCTTCACCGGCTGCTACACGCAGCTCAACAACGGCTTCCATGGCCAGAAGATCTACCAGAGCTTCTCGGACGCGACGGTCAACCCGTTCACCGGCCAGCTGCAGACATCGCAATCCTTCTCGGCGGTCGCGTCGTTCCTGCATTACTGGACGCCGGAATGGCGCTCGGCGGTCTTCGGCTCCTACGGAGAGCAGGATTTCTCCCGCAATGCCCGCCTCGCCCAGGGCGCGCTCTACAACGTCCTGAACTTCAACGGCGCCGCCAATTTCGGCTCCAACGCGGTCGGCGCGCCCGGAACGCGCTTCTACCAGTTGAGCCAAGCTCTGCGCGACACCTACCAGTTCGTCGCCGGCGGCAGCATCATCTGGTCGCCCGTGCGCGATCTCGATATCGGCGTCGAGGCCTTCTACACCCAGATCGGCGTGAAGCACGGACGCGCCATCGACTCCGACAAGAGCCCCACCGCCTACGCCAACGTCGCCGGCATCAACAACGGCACCTTCGTCCCGCGCACCGTGACGCAGGACTCGGTCTCGCAGGTCCGCTTCCGCGTCCAGCGCGACTTCTGA
- a CDS encoding 2-hydroxycarboxylate transporter family protein → MTSTASPSPIPSPAEGRVENGRAARFWPDVWWRLIDFKIGIIPLPIFVILAILLTVLVQEGEIKPDGPTMIAVLVMGGFTCAEIGKRIPILKNIGAGAIFATFIPSALVYYALVPPQMVKAITDFTKFTNFLYIYIATIIVGSILGMDREVLIKGFLKIFAPLALGSVAAALVGTLVGTLLGLGPYKTFFFIVVPIMAGGVGEGAIPLSIGYAAILGLQQGVVFAQVLPPVMLGSLTAIILSGALNSVGKRYPHLTGEGRLQPDSDGIKSSDAQARAEAAKGQIDPATIGAAGLTAITLYLLGVMAHHLVGLPAPVAMLFLAVLAKLASAVSPHLQAGGFVVYKFVQVSMTYPLLFAIGVALTPWHELMAAFTLVNLITIVSTVVTLMAVGFFVGRWLGMYPIETAIVNACHSGQGGTGDVAILTAANRMALMPFAQIATRIGGALTVTGTIVAMKWIGA, encoded by the coding sequence ATGACCAGCACCGCATCACCGAGCCCGATCCCCTCGCCGGCAGAGGGGCGGGTGGAGAACGGGCGCGCGGCCCGGTTCTGGCCGGACGTCTGGTGGCGCCTGATCGACTTCAAGATCGGCATCATACCGCTCCCGATCTTCGTCATTCTGGCGATCCTCCTCACCGTCCTGGTTCAGGAGGGCGAGATCAAGCCCGACGGGCCGACCATGATCGCCGTGCTGGTGATGGGCGGCTTCACCTGCGCGGAGATCGGCAAGCGGATCCCCATCCTGAAGAACATCGGTGCCGGCGCGATCTTCGCGACCTTCATCCCGTCGGCGCTGGTCTACTACGCGCTGGTGCCGCCGCAGATGGTGAAGGCGATCACCGATTTCACCAAGTTCACCAACTTCCTCTACATCTACATCGCCACGATCATCGTCGGCTCGATCCTCGGCATGGACCGCGAGGTCCTGATCAAGGGCTTCCTCAAGATCTTCGCGCCGCTCGCCCTCGGCTCGGTGGCGGCGGCCCTGGTCGGCACGCTGGTCGGCACGCTGCTCGGCCTCGGCCCCTACAAGACGTTCTTCTTCATCGTCGTGCCGATCATGGCCGGCGGCGTCGGGGAGGGGGCGATTCCGCTCTCCATCGGCTACGCGGCGATCCTCGGCCTGCAGCAGGGCGTGGTCTTCGCCCAGGTGCTGCCGCCGGTGATGCTGGGCTCCCTGACCGCGATCATCCTGTCGGGAGCCCTGAACTCCGTCGGCAAGCGCTACCCGCACCTCACCGGCGAGGGCCGTCTCCAGCCCGATTCCGACGGCATCAAGTCGAGCGACGCCCAGGCCAGGGCCGAGGCCGCCAAGGGCCAGATCGACCCCGCGACGATCGGCGCGGCCGGGCTCACGGCGATCACCCTCTACCTGCTCGGTGTCATGGCCCATCACCTCGTCGGCCTGCCGGCGCCGGTGGCGATGCTGTTCCTCGCCGTCCTGGCGAAGCTCGCCAGCGCGGTGTCGCCCCACCTCCAGGCCGGCGGCTTCGTCGTCTACAAGTTCGTGCAGGTCTCGATGACCTACCCGCTGCTCTTCGCCATCGGCGTGGCGCTCACCCCCTGGCACGAGCTGATGGCCGCCTTCACCCTGGTCAATCTGATCACGATCGTGTCGACCGTCGTGACGCTGATGGCCGTCGGCTTCTTCGTCGGCCGCTGGCTCGGGATGTACCCGATCGAGACCGCCATCGTGAACGCCTGTCACAGCGGTCAGGGCGGCACCGGCGACGTGGCGATCCTCACGGCGGCGAACCGCATGGCGCTGATGCCCTTCGCGCAGATCGCCACCCGCATCGGCGGCGCGCTGACCGTGACCGGCACGATCGTCGCCATGAAGTGGATCGGTGCCTGA